Genomic DNA from Lactococcus garvieae:
ACGTATTGACCGCACACGTAAGTTGACATTTACAACAATGTTGCGTGCTCTCGGTTTTGGTAGCGATGATGAGATTCTTGAACTTATGGGTCCAAGTGAACTCCTCAACACTACATTAGGTAAAGATGTTCACAAAAACCCATCAGATACACGTGTTGAAGAAGCGCTCAAAGATATCTATGACCGTCTTCGTCCTGGTGAGCCTAAAACAGCGGACAGCTCTCGTGGACTTTTGATTGCACGTTTCTTCGATCCACGCCGTTACGACTTTGCACCAGTTGGTCGTTACAAATTTAATAAAAAACTCGCACTCAAGAACCGTATTCTTGGTTTGACTTTGGCTGAGCCAATCGTTGACCCTGAAACCGGCGAAATTCTTGTAGAATCTGATACAGTCGTAACACGTGATGTCTTGGATTCAATCGAAAACCTTTTGGACAATGGTCTCAACACAACAGTTTATCAACCATCTGACGATGCTGTTATTCCTGAGCCAATTGAACTTCAAACTCTGAAAGTTTATTCTCCAAAAGATCCAGAACGTGTAGTTACCTTGATCTCTAATGGTCAAATTCCTGCAGAAAATCGTGTGTTGATGCCAGCTGATGTTATTGCTAACATTAACTACTGGTTGGGTCTTTCTGAAGGTATCGGTAAAGTAGACGATATCGACCACTTAGGTAATCGTCGTATCCGTTCAGTTGGTGAATTGCTTCAAAACCAAGTACGTATCGGTCTTTCACGTATGGAACGTGTGATCCGTGAACGTATGTCATCTTCTGAAAATGAGAACATGACACCACAAGGGTTGATTAACATCCGTCCTGTAACTGCTGCAATCAAAGAGTTCTTTGGTTCTTCACAGTTGTCACAGTTCATGGACCAACATAATCCGTTGTCAGAGCTTTCTCACAAACGTCGTTTTTCTGCCTTAGGTCCCGGTGGTATCTCACGTGACCGTGCTTCATATGAAGTCCGTGACGTTCACTACACTCACTATGGTCGTATGTGTCCGATTGAAACACCTGAAGGTCCAAATATCGGTCTGATTAACAACTTGTCATCATATGCGAAAATCAATGAGTATGGCTTCATCATGTCCCCATACCGTCGTGTAGATCGTGCGACTGGAACAGTTTCTGATGAAGTTGAATACCTTACAGCTGATGAAGAAGACAACTATACAGTTGCGCAAGCAAACTCTGCTTTGACAGAAGATAATAAATTTGCTGACGAAACTGTAATGGCTCGTCACGTGGGTAACAATATTGAAGTTGAAGCTTCAACAGTAGACTTTATGGATGTTTCTCCTAAACAGGTTATCGCCGTAGCTGCTGCTTGTATTCCTTTCTTGGAAAACGATGACTCCAACCGTGCCCTCATGGGAGCCAACATGCAACGTCAAGCGGTGCCATTGATTGACCCACATGCACCATGGATTGGTACTGGTATGGAACATCAAACAGCCCGTGACTCAGGTGCTGCTGTCATTAGTAAACATGATGGTACAGTTGAATACGTTGATGCTGATGAAATCCGTGTTCGTCGTACAACAGGTGAACTTGATATTTACAATATCATGAAATATCGTCGTTCAAACTCAGGTACTTCATACAACCAACGTCCACTTGCTCAACTTGGCGATAAAGTTGAGGCTGGTGATATTATTGGTGACGGGCCATCTATGGAAAATGGAGAAATGGCTCTCGGTCAAAATCCACTTGTTGCTTATATGACTTGGGAAGGTTATAACTTCGAGGATGCCGTAATCATGTCTGAACGTTTGATTAAAGATGACGTTTATACTTCTATTGCTATCGAAGAATATGAATCAGAAACTCGCGATACAAAGCTTGGCCCTGAAGAAATCACTCGTGAAATTCCAAATATCGGGGATGAAGCCCTTAAAAACTTGGACGAAGACGGAATTATCCGTATTGGTGCTGAAGTTGAAGATGGTGACTTGCTTGTTGGTAAAGTAACACCTAAGGGTGAAACTGACCCAACTCCAGAAGAACGTCTTCTTCGTGCAATCTTCGGTGAAAAAGCACGTGAAGTTCGTGATACATCACTCCGTGTACCTCACGGTGGTGGCGGTATCGTTCATGACGTTCGCGTATTTACTCGTGAAAATGGTGACGAATTGCCATCAGGCGTGAATAAACTGGTACGTGTCTTCATCTCACAAAAACGTAAAATCCACGTCGGAGATAAGATGGCCGGTCGTCACGGTAACAAGGGTGTCGTTTCAAATATCGTTCCTGTAGAAGATATGCCTTACTTACCAGATGGTACACCTATTGATATCATGTTGAACCCATTGGGTGTCCCTTCTCGTATGAATATCGGACAAGTTATGGAACTTCACCTTGGTATGGCTGCTCGTACTTTGGGTATCCACATTGCTTCACCAGTCTTTGATGGTGCCAGTGATGAAG
This window encodes:
- the rpoB gene encoding DNA-directed RNA polymerase subunit beta yields the protein MAGHDVKYGKHRTRRSFSRIKEVIGLPNLIEVQTASYQNFLDEGLANVFKEMFPIDNFAGTMELEFVGYEMKAPKYTVDEARAHDANYSAPIHVTFRLVNKETGELKTQEVFFGDFPLMTEMGTFINNGSERLIVSQLVRSPGSYFHLKTDKNGLESFGHTTIPNRGAWFELDTDAKGVGYVRIDRTRKLTFTTMLRALGFGSDDEILELMGPSELLNTTLGKDVHKNPSDTRVEEALKDIYDRLRPGEPKTADSSRGLLIARFFDPRRYDFAPVGRYKFNKKLALKNRILGLTLAEPIVDPETGEILVESDTVVTRDVLDSIENLLDNGLNTTVYQPSDDAVIPEPIELQTLKVYSPKDPERVVTLISNGQIPAENRVLMPADVIANINYWLGLSEGIGKVDDIDHLGNRRIRSVGELLQNQVRIGLSRMERVIRERMSSSENENMTPQGLINIRPVTAAIKEFFGSSQLSQFMDQHNPLSELSHKRRFSALGPGGISRDRASYEVRDVHYTHYGRMCPIETPEGPNIGLINNLSSYAKINEYGFIMSPYRRVDRATGTVSDEVEYLTADEEDNYTVAQANSALTEDNKFADETVMARHVGNNIEVEASTVDFMDVSPKQVIAVAAACIPFLENDDSNRALMGANMQRQAVPLIDPHAPWIGTGMEHQTARDSGAAVISKHDGTVEYVDADEIRVRRTTGELDIYNIMKYRRSNSGTSYNQRPLAQLGDKVEAGDIIGDGPSMENGEMALGQNPLVAYMTWEGYNFEDAVIMSERLIKDDVYTSIAIEEYESETRDTKLGPEEITREIPNIGDEALKNLDEDGIIRIGAEVEDGDLLVGKVTPKGETDPTPEERLLRAIFGEKAREVRDTSLRVPHGGGGIVHDVRVFTRENGDELPSGVNKLVRVFISQKRKIHVGDKMAGRHGNKGVVSNIVPVEDMPYLPDGTPIDIMLNPLGVPSRMNIGQVMELHLGMAARTLGIHIASPVFDGASDEDIWDTVKEAGMAEDAKTVLYDGRTGEAFDNRISVGVMYMIKLHHMVDDKLHARSVGPYSLVTQQPLGGKAQFGGQRFGEMEVWALEAYGAANVLQEILTYKSDDVIGRTRAYEAIVKGERIPKPGLPESFRVLVKELQALGMDLKVLDGDKNVLDLRELDDEIEVRQENIDITPEMLEAQEQIVAQSVETEQELISQAKEEK